The Couchioplanes caeruleus sequence GAGCAGGGGTACGGCGTCACCGTCGTCGACCCGCGCTGGGTGCGCCCGGTGCCGATCGAGCTCGTGGGCCTGGCCGGGGCGCACCGGCTGGTGGTGACGTTGGAGGACGGCGTCCGCGCCGGTGGGGTGGGCGACGCCGTGGCGGCCACGCTGCGGGACGCCGGCATGACCGTGCCGCTGCGCGACTTCGGCGTGCCGGCCGGATTCCACCCGCACGGCAGCCGCGCCGAGATCCTCGCCTCGCTCGGGCTCACCGCCCAGGACATCGCCCGCGACGTGACGGAGTGGGTGTCGCGGCTCGACGACCCGGCCGCGGAGCGCCAGCCCACTTCCTGACGCGGATGGGCGTTTTCGTTATTAAGCCGTTACCTTTGAGGGTATGGCGGCGGAGACGTTCGGCGGTGCGACGGTAGTCATCGACCTGGGCCTGTCCCGCGGCGAGCCCGACGAGTACGCCTCCCCGCGGCGAGCGACCGTGCCCCGATGGTTTCCGGCCGTGCTCATCGCGGTGATCGTGCTGCTCGGATCCGCCGCGTCCGCCGCGCCCCCACCACCGGCCCTGTCACCCGTGCTTTCGGTGCGGATCGGGCCGGCGGACCCGTACACGCTGACCGCCGGGGGCGACCTGCTCGCCCAGAGCCTGGGCACGCTGGCCGCGTACGACCTCGGGGACGGGCGGATGCGCTGGGAGGCCGGCTCAGAGGCGCCCAGCTACCGGCTGCGGATCGGCGGCGGGCTGGTGCTGCTCCGCCCGTACGCCGGCTCCGGCCGGGTCGATCGCGGCACCACCGCGGTGTCGCTGGCCGACGGTTCGGCGCGCTGGCGGCGCTCCGGCAGCGTGGTCACCGTCGCCGGCTCCGACACCCTGCTCGCCGTCACCACCGTGCGTAGCTACTCCGGGCCCGGCCGGCGTGTCCAGGGCGCCGTCGAGGCGGTCGAGCCGGCCACCGGCCGTACCCGCTGGGGGGTCACCGTCCCGTCGACGGCCGTACTGCTCGGACTGCCCGGCGCGGCCGGTCGGCCGGCGCGGATGCTGCTCGTGCACGACAACCGCACCGCCGCGGTCCACGACCTCGCCACCGGCGCGATGCTGACCCACGCCGAGCTGCCGGCAGCCGACTACGGCCCCGACAACCCGGTCGTCGCCGGTGGTCTCCTGCTGCTGCGGCATCCGGCGACGGACGGTCGCGCGGTCACCGCGTTCGACCCCGACCTGCGGCGGCGCTGGACCCGGCCGGCCGGCTCCGCCTACGGCGTCGTTCCCTGCGGGGAGCTGGCGTGCCTCGCCGAGGCCGACGGCGTGCGCGCGGTCGACCCGGCCGACGGCGCCGAGGCGTGGTTCCGCCCCGGCTGGCGCGGCGTCGAGCAGCGCGGCGGCCTGGTCATCGCCTCCGGCTCGGCGGCCGGCGAGACCGACCTCGTCGGCATCGTCGACCCCGCCACCGGTCGGGTGCTCACCGATCTGCGCGGTTGGCGGCTGGTCTCCGGTACGGGCGGCGACCATCTGCTCGTCACACGGAGCACCGGGGCGGGTGCCCGTACCATGGTCGCGGTCGTCACCCCCGGTGAGGCCCGGCCGCGGCTGCTGTCCGACCTGCCGGACGGCACCGGGGACTGCCAGGCCGGACCCGGCCGGCTGGTCTGCCGGTCCACCTCCGGCGAGCTGAAGATCTGGGCGTACGAACGAAGGGGCTGACCGTGGCGCTGATCGAGCTGGGCGCCGAGACACCGGCTCAGCCCGAGGGGACCACCCCGCCCCCCGCGTACGTCTACCGCCGCCTGGGTCTGCTCCTCGCCGCGGTCCTCGCCCTGGCCCTCGGCGGCGCCGCCCCGGCCACGGCCGGGATGTGGCGGCATCTCGGCGACGTGCCGCTGGCCCGCGCCACGGACTACCTGGTCTCCGGCGGCCGCGTCTACGTGCTCGACGCCGCCGACGACCAGGCGCCCCGGATCGCCGCCTGGGCCACCGATCCGGTACGGCAGTTGTGGAACGTGCCCGGACCGCCCGGCGACGAGGCCGAGCCGTACTTCCTCAGCGCCGTGTCGGACGGTGTGGTCCTGCTCCGCAGCGGCCGGACCACCGCCTTCCTCGACGCCGAGACCGGTGCGCCGCGCTGGCGTTCGCCCACCCTGGTGCAGCCGCTCGGCGACCGCACCGGCCTGGTCCAGGAGGAACGGTTCCGGCCCGGCACCGAATACGATCCGGACTCCGGCGCGCCCGGCCCGTTGTACGGCACGACCGGCGAGGTCCTGCACACCGAGCCCGCGCTCAGCACCTCTCTGTCCCGCGTCGACCTCGCCACCGGCCGCCGCCACTGGACCGTCTCGGAGCCGGGCTCGATCTCGGCGACGGCGACCGGCGGCCCGCACGGGGAGATCGTGGTGCTCTCCGCCGGTCGCCTCGCGGTGCGCGCGTCCGCGACCGGCGCCGTGCTGCGCGAACGCGAGATGCCACGGGCGAACGACGACAAGCCGAGCTGGTTCGAGCTCGGCGGCGAGGTCGTGCTGGTCCACCACGGTGCCTTCGGCGAGCGGGGCCACGTCACCGCGTATGCGTGGGACACCCTTGCCCCGCTCTGGCAGCACGACCAGCCGGAGGCCCAGGGCAACGCGGCGTCCTGCTCCGGACTGCCCTGCCGGCACACCGGCACAGGCCTGGTGGTCCTGGACCCCGGCACGGGTGCCACCCTCTGGGAGGCCGGCTCCGAGGCCGACCTCCTCGCCTTCGGCGCCGGGACGGTGCTGCATCTCGAGTCCCGGGCTCGTCTGCTGCGGACGCTCGACCGGCGCACCGGGCGGCCGGAGATCGACCTGACGCCGTGGGGCGGCTCCGTGCCCCTGCCGGACGGCGACGCGTACCTGCTGACCAGGCAGGAACCGGACGGGGCCACCGTCGTGGGTCTGTTGCGGGCCGGGGCCGCGACGGTCCGGCAGCTCGGCCGCCTCACCGGCGGCGTCGATCGATGCCGCGCCGACGCCACTCACGTCGGCTGCGAGGTGCCCGGAGGCGTGGCGATCTACCGCTTCGGACCGTAGGGCCGGGCAGCGCGCTGCCGTGGGGCGCACAATGGCGGCGTGGGTGACGTCGTCATCGACCTCGGCGAGCTGCGCCACCGGGAGCAGCCGCCGCCCCCGCCCGAGCGCCGGAGACCGCGTCCCAGGGCCGGGCTGGCCGCCGTCGCCGTCGTGCTGATCGCGCTGGCCGGCGGTGCGGTGCCGCGGTCGCCGCAGCGGTCGCCGATCGTCGTGCCCGCCGCGATCGGGGACACCATGGTCGTCGAGCGGGATCTTCTGCACGTGGTCGACGCGTCCGCGCCGCGGCTGTCGGAGGTGCGCAACCGGGTTGTCAGCACGTATGCGCTGCCCGCCGGGGAGCTGCTGTTCCGCACCACGGCGGCGGTGCCCGGCGCCGTTCTCGCGGTGACCCTCGCCGGGGGCGCGGTGCTGGTGTCGTACCAGGCCGACACCGTCGGCACCGAGGCCACGGTCGCGGTGGCCGCCGGAACCTCCCACATGCTCTGGCAGGCGCCCGCGCGCCTGCTCAGTGTCTCCGTCGCCGACGGTGCCGTGCTGCTGCGCGGGACCGGCCCGCGGCTCGGCGGTGCGACCTGGTACGGCCTCGACCTCGCCAGCGGCCGGCGCCGCTGGACTGTGCGCCCGCCCGTCGCGGGACAGACCACCGAGGCCGGGTACGACGCCGACGGCTTCCCGCACCGCCTGGTCACCGCCACCGCCGCCGGGCGCGTGGAGGCCCGGGACACGGTCACCGGCCGGGTGGTCGCCGCCGTGGACGTCGCCGTGCCGCCGAGCTGGTCGCGCCGCGGCGTCACGGTCTGGCCGGCCGGGGACCGCGTGCTGGTCGGCGGGCTCGGCGGGGTGACCGCGTACGACCTGAGCGATCTTCGCCGGCGCTGGACCAGCCCGCTCGACCTGGCCGGCCGCTGGGTCGAGCCCGGCTGCGCCGGCGGGATCTGCCTGTTCGGTTATCGCGGCGGCGTCGAGGTCGTCGACCGGGACACCGGGGCGCTTCGGTGGTCCAGCCCGCGCTGGACCTCGGCCCTGGAGGTCGGTCCGTACCTGCTGGTCACCGGCGGGGAGGGCCTCGAGGCGCGGTACCCGCTGGCGGTCGTCGACGCCCGGACCGGCGCGCCGCAGGGCGACTTCGGCGGGTGGCGCGCGGTCGGCGCGGTCCGCGCCGACGGCAGCGTGGTGGGGCTGCGGCAACGCATCGGCGACGACGTCGTCTGGTACGCGGCCCTCGACCCGCGGACCCGCTCCGTCCGGGTGCTCGGCGAGGCCACCGGCGTCTCGGGCGACTGCCGGGCCGCCGGTGACGTCCTGGTCTGCCGCGGCATCGACGCGTCTGTCGGGATCTGGCCCCTTACCGGATCGTGACCCGCGGGTAGCCTGGCACTCACAGCCTCTTCACACCGCTGCGGTAAAGCTGGGCGGCGGGCTGAGAAGGATCCGGAGGACCCGCGGGTGCGCGTGCTGGTGGTGGAAGACGAGCGGAACCTCTGCGATGCGATCGCGCGAGGGCTGCGGCGCAAGGGCATGGCGGTCGACGTCGCCTATGACGGCACGAGCGGCCACGAGATGGCGTACGTGACGCGCTACGACGTCGTGGTGCTCGACCGGGACCTGCCCGGCATGCACGGCGACGAGATCTGCGCGGCGCTGGTCGAGTCCGGCGCGCTGACCCGGGTGCTGATGCTCACCGCCAGCGGCACCGTCGCCGACCGGGTGGAGGGCCTCCAACTCGGCGCCGACGACTACCTGCCCAAGCCGTTCGCCTTCGACGAGCTGGTCGCCCGGGTCCAGGCGCTCGGCCGGCGCGCCACGCCGGCGGCGCCGCCGGTGCTGACGGTCGGCGACCTCGTCCTCGACCAGACCCGCCGGGTGGTCACCCGCGGCGGCGCCCCGATCGAGCTCACCAACAAGGAGTTCGGCGTCCTCGAGGAGCTGCTCAAGGCCCGCGGCGGGGTGGTATCCAGCGAGGAGCTGCTGGAACGGGTCTGGGATGCCAACACCGACCCGTTCACGACGACCGTACGGGTCACGGTCATGACCCTGCGCAAGAAGGTCGGCGACCCGCCGCTGATCGAGACGGTGGTCGGAGCCGGATACCGCGTTCCCGATCCCGTCGTGGTGGCCCCCGCGGGCGGCCCGGCGTGACCGTCTACGCCACCCGGCGCGAGCGGATGCGCCTGCGCCCGACGCTCCGACTCCGACTCACCCTGCTCAACGGCATCCTGCTCGTCGGCGCCGGCGGGATCCTGGTCCTGCTCGCCTGGCTGCTCGTCGGCGCGGTGAACCCGAAGGACAAGCTCCAGCCCGGCAGCAATGTCACCCTCGCCGACGGCAGTCGCCTCGACGCGCTCACGTGGCAGACCTCCTTCGTCGACACCGCCTCGCGGGAGCTTCTCGTCAAGGGCCTGCTGGCGCTCTTCGCCATCGGCATCATCGGCATCGCGGGGGCGTACGCCGTGGCCGGGCGTGCGCTGCGCCCGCTGCACCACGTGACGGCGACCGCCCGCCGGCTCGGCGAGGAGACGCTCGACCAGCGGATCCGCTACTCCGGCGCGGACGACGAGGTAGCCGAGCTGGCCCGCACCTTCGACGCGATGCTCGACCGGCTCGCCTGCGCCTTCGAGTCCCAGAAACGCTTCGTGGCGAACGCCTCGCACGAGCTGCGGACGCCGCTGGCGGTCATGCGTACGGAGATCGACGTGACCCTCAGCGACGACGAGGCGGACGTGGCCGAGTACCGCCGCATGGCCAAGGTGGTTCGCAACGCCTCCGAGCGCGCCAACGGGCTGGTCGACGCGCTGCTGGTGCTGGCCCGCAGCGAGGCCCAGTCGGGCCGCCGCCTGGTCCGCAAGGTCCCGGCCGACCTGGCGACGAGCGTCTACAACGCGCTGTCCGCGGTGAAGGCGGAGGCGGAGCGGATGAAGCTCGACGTGACGACCGACCTCGAGGCGGCCAACGTGGTGGGCGACCCCAGCCTGCTGGACCGGCTCGCGGGCAACCTCATCGAGAACGCGATCCGCTACAACCACCTGCTGGGCAAGCTCTGGCTGCGCACCGGCAACGTGGACGGGCAGGCGCAGCTCGTCGTCGGCAACACCGGTTTCGAGGTGGACCCGGCGGACGTGCCGGGGCTGTTCGAGCCGTTCCGCCGGGGCGGGTGGGAACGCACCGGGTCCCGTGGGTCGGGCCTGGGCCTGTCCATCGTCCGCGCGGTCTGCGACGCCCACGGCGGGACGGTGTCGGCCGTCGCGCAGCCCGGCGGAGGGCTGGAGGTGACGGTGAGCCTGCCGGCGGCCGACACGACCCCGGTGGTCGCCGCGTCAGCCGCCGTACGGCGCACCAAGGGCCTCGGCATCGCCCCGGGCTGAGGTCAGTTCGAGACCTTCTCGACCTGCGCCCGAAGCTTCGGGAACTCCGCCTTGGCGGCGCTCATCGACTTGTAGTACGAGATCAGCAGGCCCACGCTGCCGTCGTCCGCCCAGCCGCACACCACCACCGGAGCGCCGCCCGCCTCGCCCTTGCCGCACTTGGCCACGCCGCCGAGGCTGCCCGACGAGGGCGTGGTGAGGCCGGTGAGCATGAGGCCGCTGATGCCCGCGCCCAGGAAGGTCGCGTTCAGCTCGCGCTGCGGGTCCTCCACCTCGGAGGCCACCGCGGCGACGACGACGAGATCCCGCTCCGCGGGGGTGCCGTACAGGGCGCCGACCGTCTCGGTGGCCCGGGGCATCTTGCGGAGCTCTTCCTTGAGCTGGTCGACCGCCCCGGTGAACTGCGGGTCGGTCACCTTCGGGCGTCCGCCCAGCGTCCTGGGCTCCACGACGGTGATCTCGGCGGCCGGCTCCTCGGTCGCCTCGGTCTGCTCCGGCGTGGGGCTGGCGGTCGCGGTAGGGGCGACCGTTCGCGACGTGGTGACGTCGTCGGTGGCGTTGCGGCCCACCAGATAGAGCGCCGTGCCGCCGCCGACGCAGAGCACGAGGACCACCGCGATCGACACGAGGGTGATGGCCAGGGTCCGCGACTTGGGCTTCGGGGGCGGCGGATAGCCGGCACCCATCGGCGGCCCGGACTGCGGATATCCGGCCTGGCCGTACTCCGGCTGCGGGTACGGAGGCTGCACGCCGTACCCGGGCTGCGGCGGGTAGCCGGGGGGCACCGACGGCGGCACGTCCGGGTTCGGCTGACCCTGGTACGGCGACGCCGGGTAGCCCTGCTGGGGCGGCATCGGCTGCGTCGGGCTCGGCTGGCCGCCGAATGCCGGAGCGGGCGGGGTATAGGGCTGTCCCGGGAACTGCTCGGGATAGGGCGGTTGGTTCGGCGGCTGTGACATCAACGCTCCAGGGTTCGGGCTGGGGCGAGCTTAGCCGTATCGAGGCCGGTGTGGTCTCCCGTAAAGAGCGAGCCCCGCCACACCGGACGGACCGGGTGGGCGGGGCTCGCCGCGAGGGCGGTGCCGCGGCGTGACGCCTCAGGCCTTCTTCTCGACCTGGCCGCGCATCGCGATGAACTCCTTCTCGAGCTCGGCCTTGCCCTTGAAGAGCATCGCGATCATGCCGACGCTGCCGTTGTCGGACCACACGCAGACCGCCATCTTGATGTTCTGCATCTCGCTGTCGCCGCACTTGGCGATGCCGCCCAGCGGACCCGGGTCGGTCTCGGTGAGGTTGTTGATGTTGAAGCCGCCCTTACCGATGCCCTTGGAGAACTCGTCGTAGCGGCTCTGCGCGGAGCCGTTGATCGACGAGACCGCCGCCACCATGACGAGGTCCTGCTTCTGGACGTCGCCGTAGACGGCGCCGACCGACGCGGTCGCGCCGGGCACGTCGCCCATCGCGCCGTTGAGGCTGTTCCGCAGGGCCGGGTCGCTGGCCTTGGCCCGCCCGCCGAGGGTCTCCGGCTCCACCACGGTGATCTTCGAGGCGTCGACGACCTGGTCGATCTTCTCTTTGCCGAAGTAGACGGCGGCACCGATGCCGCCGACGCAGAGGAGGGCCAGCACGCCGAAGACGATCAGCACGATCTTGAGTGCCGATCCCTTCTTCTTCGCCGGGGGCGCCCCGAACTGCGGTGCCGCGCCGCCGGGGGGCGGGTAGGCGCCCGTTCCGGGGGGCGGCGGGAAAGCGCCGGCTCCCGACGTGGGCGGCGGCGGGTAGGCCTCCGCTCCGGGCGGCGGCGGGTATCCGCCGGGCGGCGGATACGAGCCGGGAGCCGCCGGCGGCTGGTAGCCACCGCCCGACTCGGGACCGGGCTGGCCGGGAGGGGGCGGGTAGGGCGGCTGTGACATGAAAACTCCAGAACTAATGGGGTCAGCCGACGGAGCCTACCCACCACCGGTTGCGGGTGGGGTCGTCAAACCGTCACTGTTGCGGTCCAAGACTGCCGAGACCCGTCACAGTTGCGGCACAGGAGTGCCGGGACGAAGAACGCCCCCGCGCCGGTGCGGGCGCGGGGGCGTCGGTGCCTTCGTGGCGTCAGGCCGGCACGCTGGCCAGGCCCTCGGGCAGGAAGCGCTTGCCCGTCACCCGCTCGGACGTGCCGCTGCGGTCCAGGTACGGCGTCACGCCGCCCAGGTGGAACGGCCAGCCGGCGCCGAGGATCATGCACAGGTCGATGTCCTGTGCCTCGGCGACCACGCCCTCGTCCAGCATGAGCCGGATCTCCTGCGCGAGCGCGTCGAGCGCCTTCTGGCGTACCTCGTCGGCGGTCAGCGGGGCGTCTCCGCCCTCGACCAGCTTGACCACCTCGGGGTTGATCTCGTCGTCGACCATCAGCGGCAGGCCGGCGTCGACGATCTTCTTCAGGTTGGGGCTGTCGCCGAAGCGGTCCGGGAACGCCTG is a genomic window containing:
- a CDS encoding PQQ-binding-like beta-propeller repeat protein translates to MALIELGAETPAQPEGTTPPPAYVYRRLGLLLAAVLALALGGAAPATAGMWRHLGDVPLARATDYLVSGGRVYVLDAADDQAPRIAAWATDPVRQLWNVPGPPGDEAEPYFLSAVSDGVVLLRSGRTTAFLDAETGAPRWRSPTLVQPLGDRTGLVQEERFRPGTEYDPDSGAPGPLYGTTGEVLHTEPALSTSLSRVDLATGRRHWTVSEPGSISATATGGPHGEIVVLSAGRLAVRASATGAVLREREMPRANDDKPSWFELGGEVVLVHHGAFGERGHVTAYAWDTLAPLWQHDQPEAQGNAASCSGLPCRHTGTGLVVLDPGTGATLWEAGSEADLLAFGAGTVLHLESRARLLRTLDRRTGRPEIDLTPWGGSVPLPDGDAYLLTRQEPDGATVVGLLRAGAATVRQLGRLTGGVDRCRADATHVGCEVPGGVAIYRFGP
- a CDS encoding PQQ-binding-like beta-propeller repeat protein, producing MAAETFGGATVVIDLGLSRGEPDEYASPRRATVPRWFPAVLIAVIVLLGSAASAAPPPPALSPVLSVRIGPADPYTLTAGGDLLAQSLGTLAAYDLGDGRMRWEAGSEAPSYRLRIGGGLVLLRPYAGSGRVDRGTTAVSLADGSARWRRSGSVVTVAGSDTLLAVTTVRSYSGPGRRVQGAVEAVEPATGRTRWGVTVPSTAVLLGLPGAAGRPARMLLVHDNRTAAVHDLATGAMLTHAELPAADYGPDNPVVAGGLLLLRHPATDGRAVTAFDPDLRRRWTRPAGSAYGVVPCGELACLAEADGVRAVDPADGAEAWFRPGWRGVEQRGGLVIASGSAAGETDLVGIVDPATGRVLTDLRGWRLVSGTGGDHLLVTRSTGAGARTMVAVVTPGEARPRLLSDLPDGTGDCQAGPGRLVCRSTSGELKIWAYERRG
- a CDS encoding sensor histidine kinase; the encoded protein is MRLRPTLRLRLTLLNGILLVGAGGILVLLAWLLVGAVNPKDKLQPGSNVTLADGSRLDALTWQTSFVDTASRELLVKGLLALFAIGIIGIAGAYAVAGRALRPLHHVTATARRLGEETLDQRIRYSGADDEVAELARTFDAMLDRLACAFESQKRFVANASHELRTPLAVMRTEIDVTLSDDEADVAEYRRMAKVVRNASERANGLVDALLVLARSEAQSGRRLVRKVPADLATSVYNALSAVKAEAERMKLDVTTDLEAANVVGDPSLLDRLAGNLIENAIRYNHLLGKLWLRTGNVDGQAQLVVGNTGFEVDPADVPGLFEPFRRGGWERTGSRGSGLGLSIVRAVCDAHGGTVSAVAQPGGGLEVTVSLPAADTTPVVAASAAVRRTKGLGIAPG
- a CDS encoding response regulator transcription factor, coding for MRVLVVEDERNLCDAIARGLRRKGMAVDVAYDGTSGHEMAYVTRYDVVVLDRDLPGMHGDEICAALVESGALTRVLMLTASGTVADRVEGLQLGADDYLPKPFAFDELVARVQALGRRATPAAPPVLTVGDLVLDQTRRVVTRGGAPIELTNKEFGVLEELLKARGGVVSSEELLERVWDANTDPFTTTVRVTVMTLRKKVGDPPLIETVVGAGYRVPDPVVVAPAGGPA